A single genomic interval of Microbacterium oleivorans harbors:
- a CDS encoding PhoH family protein has translation MAARATDQQRRVILSGGDISDQELRTYVLDTSVLLSDPRALFRFAEHSVVVPVVVVTELEGKRHDPEIGYFARQALRHLDDLRVEHGRLDFPVPVGEGGTLRVELTNTDPSVLPAGMRLGDNDTRILAVAMHLAQEGQPVTVVSKDLPMRVKAASLGITAEEYLAEQAIDSGWTGIAGVDLSGDEMSDLYESEVATSEQVRGVPVNTGLVIHSERGSALGRVTGDGSFRLVRGDRDVFGLHGRSAEQRIAIDLLLDPDVGIVSLGGRAGTGKSALALCAALEAVLERQQQKKIIVFRPLFAVGGQDLGYLPGDAQEKMNPWGQAIFDTLGSVVSGNVVEEIIARGLLEVLPLTHIRGRSLHDAFVIVDEAQSLERNVLLTVLSRVGQNSRVVLTHDVGQRDNLRVGRHDGIASVIETLKGHDLFAHVTLTRSERSAIAALVTDLLEAGELS, from the coding sequence GTGGCCGCACGAGCAACTGACCAGCAGCGTCGCGTCATCCTCAGCGGAGGTGACATCTCCGATCAGGAGCTGCGCACCTACGTCCTGGACACATCGGTGCTGCTGAGCGATCCGCGGGCTCTGTTCCGCTTCGCCGAGCATTCGGTCGTCGTGCCCGTCGTCGTCGTCACCGAGCTCGAGGGCAAACGTCACGACCCCGAGATCGGGTACTTCGCCCGTCAGGCGCTGCGTCACCTCGACGACCTCCGCGTGGAACACGGTCGTCTGGACTTCCCGGTGCCGGTGGGCGAGGGCGGAACCCTCCGCGTAGAACTCACGAACACCGACCCCTCGGTGCTGCCGGCGGGGATGCGGTTGGGCGACAACGACACGCGCATCCTCGCCGTCGCGATGCACCTGGCCCAGGAGGGGCAGCCGGTGACCGTCGTGTCGAAGGACCTGCCGATGCGGGTCAAGGCGGCCTCTCTCGGCATCACGGCCGAGGAGTACCTGGCCGAGCAGGCGATCGACTCGGGGTGGACCGGCATCGCCGGCGTCGATCTCTCGGGCGACGAGATGAGCGACCTCTACGAGAGCGAGGTCGCCACGAGCGAGCAGGTGCGCGGGGTGCCGGTGAACACCGGCCTCGTCATCCACTCCGAGCGCGGCTCGGCGCTCGGACGGGTCACCGGCGACGGGTCGTTCCGACTCGTGCGGGGCGACCGCGACGTGTTCGGGCTGCACGGGCGGTCCGCCGAGCAGCGCATCGCGATCGACCTGCTGCTCGACCCCGACGTGGGCATCGTCTCGCTCGGCGGCCGCGCCGGCACGGGCAAGTCGGCGCTCGCGCTCTGCGCCGCCCTGGAGGCCGTGCTCGAGCGTCAGCAGCAGAAGAAGATCATCGTGTTCCGACCGCTCTTCGCCGTCGGCGGGCAGGATCTCGGATACCTCCCCGGAGACGCGCAGGAGAAGATGAACCCCTGGGGGCAGGCGATCTTCGACACGCTCGGGTCGGTCGTCTCGGGCAACGTCGTCGAGGAGATCATCGCCCGCGGTCTGCTGGAGGTGCTTCCGCTCACCCACATCCGCGGCCGGTCGCTGCACGATGCGTTCGTGATCGTCGATGAGGCGCAGTCGCTCGAGCGCAACGTGCTGCTGACGGTGCTGAGCCGGGTCGGGCAGAACTCGCGTGTCGTCCTCACCCATGACGTCGGTCAGCGCGACAACCTCCGGGTCGGACGCCACGACGGCATCGCCTCGGTCATCGAGACGCTGAAAGGCCACGATCTGTTCGCGCACGTGACCCTCACGCGCTCCGAGCGCTCCGCGATCGCCGCCCTCGTGACCGATCTGCTCGAGGCCGGTGAGCTGAGCTGA
- a CDS encoding isoprenyl transferase, which yields MAENPGRGPLYRLYASRLRRHLTPEVVPHHVAMMIDGNRRWARQAGYPTPADGHRAGAAKMHEFLRWCDELGIRVVSLYLLSHDNLAKRDSRELADLLEIIAELAEKLAREPGWRVQHVGRAAQLPQDLARVLSKAQESTRENTGLHVNLAVGYGGRGEIVDAVRSIIAAHNERGGSLEELAASLTPEQIGEHLYTGGQADPDLVIRTSGEQRLSDFLLWQSAHSEFYFVEALGPDLREVDFLRAIRDFATRDRRYGG from the coding sequence GTGGCTGAGAATCCGGGGAGAGGCCCCCTCTACCGACTGTATGCGTCCCGGCTCCGCCGGCACCTGACGCCCGAGGTCGTTCCCCACCACGTCGCGATGATGATCGACGGCAATCGTCGCTGGGCCCGGCAGGCGGGCTATCCGACCCCCGCCGACGGGCACCGGGCGGGCGCCGCGAAGATGCACGAGTTCCTGCGCTGGTGCGATGAACTGGGCATTCGAGTGGTGTCGCTGTACCTGCTCTCGCACGACAACCTCGCCAAGCGGGATTCCCGCGAACTGGCCGACCTGCTCGAGATCATCGCCGAGCTCGCCGAGAAGCTGGCGCGCGAGCCGGGGTGGCGGGTCCAGCACGTCGGACGCGCGGCTCAACTGCCCCAGGATCTCGCGCGCGTGCTTTCCAAAGCACAGGAAAGCACGCGCGAGAACACCGGCCTGCACGTCAACCTCGCGGTGGGATACGGGGGCCGTGGCGAGATCGTCGACGCGGTGCGCAGCATCATCGCGGCCCACAACGAGCGGGGCGGGTCGCTCGAGGAGCTGGCCGCGAGCCTGACACCGGAGCAGATCGGCGAACACCTCTACACGGGTGGACAGGCCGACCCCGACCTCGTGATCCGCACCTCGGGCGAGCAGCGGCTCAGCGACTTCCTGCTGTGGCAGTCGGCGCACAGCGAGTTCTACTTCGTCGAGGCGCTCGGCCCCGATCTGCGCGAGGTGGACTTCCTGCGCGCGATCCGCGACTTCGCCACGCGCGATCGTCGCTACGGCGGTTAG